In Numidum massiliense, a single genomic region encodes these proteins:
- a CDS encoding endonuclease Q family protein has translation MGERKNIFGDFHIHIGRTEAGEAVKITGARNLTFANVIAHGSGDKGIDMIGIIDAASRGVQREIAALLDAGTVTPVDGGGLRYERTTIVLGCELEIMPPGHGPMHLLCYFPTFDDIRAFRAFLERYMKNTQLSTQRFHGGVSELFSAVHELNGIVIPAHVFTPFKSLYGSCADRLTDVLPAEQIIAVELGLSSDSLMADQLAELHSLAFLSNSDAHSLPKIGREYNELAVNSVSFHGWVEALKRENGARVVANYGLDPRLGKYHRTLCKTCERQLAEVAAVCPYCGSRHVIQGVRDRIAALGQHHGDSPRDRPPYIYQVPLEFIPGVGPRALQKLLDQFGTEMNIIHRATEEELAGVVGEKIARRIVRARYSELAIEDGGGGVYGKVNV, from the coding sequence GTGGGGGAACGAAAGAATATTTTTGGCGATTTTCATATCCATATCGGACGCACCGAAGCGGGAGAGGCAGTGAAAATAACTGGAGCGCGCAATTTGACCTTCGCGAATGTAATTGCTCATGGGAGTGGCGATAAAGGGATCGACATGATCGGTATTATTGACGCGGCTTCGCGCGGCGTTCAGCGAGAAATCGCAGCGCTGCTCGATGCCGGGACGGTCACCCCTGTCGACGGCGGCGGTTTACGTTATGAACGTACGACGATCGTGCTCGGGTGTGAGCTAGAGATTATGCCGCCAGGGCATGGGCCGATGCATTTGTTATGTTACTTTCCGACGTTCGACGACATTCGGGCGTTTCGCGCATTTTTAGAGCGGTATATGAAAAATACGCAGTTGTCGACACAGCGCTTTCACGGGGGCGTCAGCGAGTTATTCAGCGCCGTCCACGAGTTAAACGGGATCGTCATTCCAGCGCACGTCTTTACACCGTTCAAAAGTTTGTACGGAAGTTGTGCCGACCGTCTCACCGACGTCCTGCCCGCGGAGCAAATTATCGCCGTCGAACTCGGCTTGAGCTCGGACTCGCTCATGGCCGACCAACTGGCAGAGTTACACTCGCTTGCGTTTCTCAGTAACTCGGACGCCCACTCGCTACCGAAAATCGGACGCGAATATAACGAACTCGCCGTGAACAGTGTGAGTTTTCACGGGTGGGTAGAGGCGTTAAAGCGAGAAAACGGCGCACGAGTCGTCGCCAACTACGGGCTTGACCCGCGCCTCGGCAAATACCACCGCACGCTGTGCAAAACATGCGAGCGCCAGCTAGCGGAGGTTGCCGCCGTCTGCCCGTACTGTGGCAGTCGCCACGTGATTCAAGGCGTTCGCGACCGGATTGCGGCGCTCGGGCAGCATCACGGGGACAGTCCGCGAGATCGCCCGCCTTACATTTACCAAGTGCCGCTTGAATTTATTCCTGGCGTCGGGCCGCGGGCTTTGCAGAAGCTGCTCGACCAATTTGGGACGGAGATGAACATTATCCACCGGGCGACGGAAGAAGAATTGGCAGGCGTCGTCGGTGAAAAAATCGCGCGTCGCATTGTGCGCGCTCGCTATTCGGAGCTCGCCATTGAAGACGGCGGCGGGGGTGTATACGGAAAAGTAAACGTGTGA